In Halobacterium sp. CBA1132, a genomic segment contains:
- a CDS encoding ribonuclease H-like domain-containing protein — MTELTTIAFDIETTGFQTGDELTVVGFDSAVSSRVLLHTGTTPEAGLADRLSDALQTPVQLSLHDNEQELLNELATFVTSTLTQRDAKLVAYNGERWNGGFDLPFLRTRLCTHGLDWPFGTLPYVDMMDVFETRFNTSEDTLSGVYEELIGAGLNDLDPFTDSSEAVTAWKDGAYEPLITHNVADIRRTRALMELAERYCSKSDFSMKSLEPIV; from the coding sequence ATGACGGAGTTGACGACGATTGCCTTCGATATCGAAACGACGGGATTTCAGACCGGTGATGAACTCACAGTAGTTGGGTTCGATTCAGCGGTCTCGTCGCGGGTATTACTCCATACCGGGACGACACCAGAAGCAGGCCTCGCAGATCGGCTCAGCGATGCCCTCCAGACACCGGTACAGCTCTCACTCCATGACAACGAACAGGAACTCCTGAACGAACTAGCGACGTTCGTCACGTCGACACTCACCCAACGAGATGCAAAGCTCGTCGCATACAACGGTGAGCGGTGGAACGGAGGATTCGACCTCCCGTTCCTTCGCACACGGCTCTGTACGCACGGGCTCGACTGGCCGTTTGGCACGTTGCCATACGTCGACATGATGGATGTCTTCGAGACACGCTTCAATACGAGTGAAGACACACTGAGTGGCGTCTACGAGGAACTGATCGGCGCCGGATTGAACGACCTGGATCCATTCACCGACAGTAGCGAGGCAGTCACCGCATGGAAGGATGGCGCCTACGAGCCACTCATCACTCACAACGTCGCCGATATCCGACGGACTCGAGCGTTGATGGAGCTTGCAGAACGGTATTGCTCGAAGTCGGATTTCTCGATGAAATCGCTCGAACCAATCGTGTGA
- a CDS encoding Cdc6/Cdc18 family protein — protein sequence MIRDARVLRAGFVPREIEHRDAEVNHLSSVLEPITNGKPADSAVVTGPSGAGKTCIAKFVTERLREEALDIESTYVNCWRNYTRFRTLYQILDDLGATIDIHRQSTPHDELVDRLQQYDGPRTVVILDEVDQLEDPSVIYDLHSLPQFAIICIANKEEELFSRVDDRLVSRLRSSEHVRMDKYHDEQLYDILSARAKWGLDEDVITDDQLYRIADAAAGDARLAIGILRTAASTADRENQEQITDDILRDSADDARAQIKQRSLDSLTPHQRAVYDIVREHGPVGPSEIHERYTEEVDDPRTKRTVRTYLSKMEQYNLVEAEGTSRDREYSLVDSAAASPMQ from the coding sequence ATGATCCGCGATGCTCGCGTCCTTCGTGCCGGCTTCGTACCACGAGAAATTGAGCATCGCGACGCCGAGGTCAATCATCTTTCCAGCGTTCTCGAGCCCATCACAAACGGCAAACCTGCCGATTCGGCTGTCGTAACTGGACCCAGCGGGGCCGGCAAAACCTGCATCGCGAAATTCGTCACTGAACGCCTTCGTGAGGAAGCGCTAGATATTGAGAGTACCTATGTGAATTGCTGGCGCAACTACACCCGGTTCCGCACGCTCTACCAGATTCTCGACGATCTCGGCGCGACCATCGACATCCACCGCCAGTCGACGCCCCACGACGAACTCGTCGACCGCCTCCAACAATACGACGGCCCGCGAACGGTCGTCATCCTCGACGAGGTCGACCAGCTCGAAGACCCCAGCGTCATCTACGACCTCCACAGCCTCCCGCAGTTCGCGATCATCTGCATCGCGAACAAGGAAGAGGAGCTGTTCAGCCGCGTCGACGACCGCCTCGTGAGCCGGCTGCGCTCCAGCGAGCACGTCCGGATGGACAAGTACCACGACGAGCAGCTGTACGACATTCTGAGTGCGCGGGCAAAGTGGGGACTCGATGAGGACGTCATCACCGACGACCAACTCTACCGGATCGCCGATGCGGCCGCCGGCGACGCCCGCCTCGCAATCGGCATCCTTCGAACGGCCGCCAGCACGGCCGACCGCGAAAATCAGGAACAAATTACTGACGACATCCTCCGCGACTCGGCCGACGACGCCCGTGCCCAGATCAAACAGCGAAGCCTCGATTCGCTCACGCCCCATCAGCGGGCAGTCTACGATATCGTTCGCGAGCACGGCCCGGTCGGACCAAGCGAGATTCACGAACGCTACACAGAGGAGGTTGACGACCCACGGACGAAACGGACCGTCCGGACGTACCTCTCGAAAATGGAGCAATACAATCTCGTCGAGGCGGAGGGGACGAGTCGGGACCGAGAGTACTCACTCGTCGATTCAGCGGCTGCGTCACCGATGCAGTGA
- a CDS encoding winged helix-turn-helix domain-containing protein, which translates to MSEEMAPAGRMIPDGGTEHRDVNDVVEEEWIEETTPFERVYEIIRTTYNPASAGEIADRARVSATTARKHLRTLESAGEVTTSQDGQTTCYRRSETAIVTEHAQSLLAELSPEEIASGVADMKAQIQEWREEYGVDSPEEFARERDVDDVDSDYGALLTEWQTTRRNLALAQATLAIGEASNTGHLTGTDTDDESDDDASVVV; encoded by the coding sequence ATGTCCGAGGAGATGGCCCCGGCCGGTCGAATGATCCCTGATGGAGGGACCGAACACCGCGATGTAAACGATGTCGTGGAAGAAGAATGGATTGAGGAGACGACGCCGTTTGAACGAGTGTACGAAATCATCCGCACTACCTACAACCCTGCGTCCGCCGGCGAGATCGCCGACCGCGCCCGCGTCTCGGCAACCACGGCACGAAAGCACTTGCGAACGCTCGAAAGCGCTGGCGAAGTAACGACCTCCCAAGACGGGCAGACGACGTGTTACCGACGATCGGAAACAGCGATTGTCACCGAACATGCACAGTCGCTGCTCGCGGAACTGTCCCCGGAAGAGATCGCGTCCGGGGTTGCTGATATGAAGGCGCAGATACAGGAATGGCGTGAGGAGTATGGTGTTGATTCACCCGAAGAATTCGCCCGTGAACGAGACGTCGACGACGTCGATAGCGACTACGGTGCCCTCCTCACAGAATGGCAAACGACGCGACGCAACCTCGCACTCGCACAAGCAACACTCGCAATCGGTGAAGCAAGCAATACCGGCCACCTTACTGGCACAGATACCGACGATGAGAGCGATGACGATGCATCCGTCGTCGTATGA
- a CDS encoding BrxA family protein has product MTLRTDGRGTSLPSLDSTFSHDEVSMALTRCGLLVDRAEILARLYAQHRDWTVVEQKWIEERFDERSTRGSSKGIYRALSSRFKTAGSELPSIVQLPSVLDQCETMRDKAQVLYFYLLEDDPLVKYTVHRYVDRIQESGVDGLDFEQETVERLLNEFHYDDGSEFDYAESTTRRWGEGLRSVMREIGVLDTQQALKGQIPNLGMTPLLVASGYSWEVHGDEWLSQPTGWLYLFQSEQYWDSLAERVSDDPNWEASGIHGELRLQPVDDTYDWAEPWEGEV; this is encoded by the coding sequence ATGACTCTCCGCACCGACGGGAGGGGAACTTCCCTACCGTCGCTCGACTCGACATTTTCTCACGACGAGGTGTCGATGGCTCTCACTAGATGCGGACTTCTCGTGGATAGAGCAGAGATACTCGCTCGGCTGTACGCCCAACATCGAGACTGGACGGTCGTCGAACAGAAATGGATTGAAGAACGCTTCGACGAGCGCAGTACGCGTGGAAGTTCGAAGGGAATCTACCGCGCTCTCAGTTCCCGGTTCAAGACCGCTGGTAGCGAACTTCCATCGATCGTCCAACTACCTTCTGTCCTCGACCAGTGTGAGACGATGCGCGACAAAGCGCAAGTACTGTACTTCTACTTGCTGGAGGACGACCCTCTCGTGAAGTACACCGTTCACCGGTACGTCGACCGGATTCAGGAGTCCGGTGTCGACGGTTTGGATTTCGAGCAGGAGACGGTCGAGCGTCTCCTGAACGAGTTTCACTACGACGACGGAAGTGAGTTCGACTATGCAGAATCGACGACGCGTCGATGGGGAGAAGGGCTCCGATCGGTGATGCGAGAGATCGGTGTTCTCGACACACAGCAGGCGCTTAAAGGCCAAATCCCCAACCTCGGTATGACGCCTCTGCTCGTTGCGTCAGGTTACTCGTGGGAGGTTCACGGGGACGAATGGCTCTCTCAGCCGACTGGCTGGCTCTACCTATTTCAGTCGGAACAGTACTGGGACTCCTTGGCCGAACGAGTGAGTGACGATCCGAACTGGGAAGCGAGCGGGATTCACGGTGAGCTGAGACTCCAGCCGGTGGACGATACATACGACTGGGCCGAACCGTGGGAGGGAGAAGTATGA
- a CDS encoding helix-turn-helix domain-containing protein yields MDATAAKIVLAVQRGDSINRIASKIDVSYSWVYDWVERLDDTNVIANTDNGIQIVDHEMRQQYAEMMAALYSRDTISQEDAYVIPHFAGMEFAYTEIDAAYVWTHGGFQIARSHDDYPVFIDVHDRDVERWLAFFQQFGVATTINERPDASDIDGNVHYVLFPKTGEIDAEWVDGNPVIPLDETVSQMMENRPAYEPALEIIADEYDRDIDAAHHSAMSANEQME; encoded by the coding sequence ATGGATGCCACAGCTGCGAAAATTGTGTTAGCAGTTCAGCGCGGCGATTCTATCAACCGTATCGCGAGCAAGATCGACGTCTCGTACTCGTGGGTGTACGACTGGGTTGAGCGGTTAGATGACACAAATGTTATCGCTAATACCGATAATGGAATCCAGATCGTCGATCACGAGATGCGCCAGCAGTACGCCGAGATGATGGCTGCGTTGTACAGCCGCGACACCATCTCGCAGGAAGACGCGTACGTCATTCCACACTTCGCCGGAATGGAGTTCGCGTACACGGAAATTGACGCAGCATACGTCTGGACACACGGCGGCTTCCAGATTGCGCGGAGCCACGACGACTATCCGGTGTTCATCGACGTGCACGACCGTGACGTCGAACGGTGGCTTGCGTTCTTCCAGCAGTTTGGCGTCGCCACGACGATCAACGAGCGCCCGGACGCCAGCGATATCGACGGGAACGTTCACTACGTGTTGTTCCCCAAGACCGGCGAAATCGACGCTGAGTGGGTCGACGGTAACCCCGTCATCCCGTTGGACGAGACCGTCAGCCAGATGATGGAGAATCGGCCAGCGTACGAGCCTGCCTTGGAGATCATCGCCGACGAGTACGACAGGGACATCGATGCGGCACATCACAGTGCCATGAGTGCGAACGAACAGATGGAATGA
- a CDS encoding transcription initiation factor IIB family protein: protein MERATRERETESREQAQTNDETQQCPECNSANVITDQSERVCEDCGLVLEDDQIDHGPEWRAFNSSERDEKSRVGAPTTKTMHDKGLTTQIDWKDKDAYGRSLDAKKRNQMHRLRKWQERIRTKDAGERNLQFALSEIDRMASALGVPRSVREVASVIYRRALKEDLIRGRSIEGVATACLYAACRQEGIPRTLEEVTEVARIDQKEIGRTYRYVAQELSLEIQPTDPKEYLPRFASDLDLSEETIAKAREIIDTSAEQGLLSGKSPSGFAAAAIYAASLLCNEKKTQREVADIANVTEVTIRNRYQEQIEAMGLGV from the coding sequence ATGGAACGGGCGACTCGGGAACGTGAAACGGAATCGCGTGAGCAAGCACAAACGAACGACGAGACACAGCAGTGTCCGGAGTGCAACTCAGCCAACGTGATCACCGACCAGAGCGAACGAGTCTGTGAGGATTGCGGGCTTGTTCTTGAGGACGACCAAATTGATCACGGCCCGGAGTGGCGGGCGTTCAACTCCTCGGAGCGCGACGAGAAATCACGCGTGGGCGCGCCGACGACGAAGACGATGCACGATAAGGGGCTCACGACCCAGATCGACTGGAAGGACAAGGACGCCTACGGTCGCTCACTTGACGCGAAGAAACGCAACCAGATGCACCGCCTCCGCAAATGGCAGGAGCGCATCCGCACGAAGGACGCGGGCGAACGCAACCTCCAGTTCGCGCTGTCGGAGATCGACCGTATGGCCTCCGCGCTTGGCGTCCCACGGTCGGTGCGGGAGGTCGCATCGGTCATCTATCGGCGCGCGCTCAAGGAGGACCTCATCCGTGGGCGCTCTATTGAGGGCGTCGCGACTGCCTGTCTCTACGCCGCCTGCCGCCAGGAGGGCATCCCGCGAACCCTCGAGGAAGTGACGGAAGTCGCCCGCATCGACCAGAAGGAGATTGGACGGACGTATCGCTATGTCGCCCAGGAACTCTCCCTCGAAATTCAGCCAACCGACCCCAAGGAGTACCTCCCTCGTTTCGCGAGCGACCTCGACCTTTCTGAGGAAACCATCGCGAAGGCCCGCGAAATCATCGACACCTCCGCCGAACAAGGATTACTCTCCGGAAAATCACCATCCGGATTTGCCGCCGCCGCCATCTACGCGGCAAGCCTCCTCTGCAACGAGAAAAAGACCCAGCGCGAAGTCGCCGACATCGCGAACGTCACCGAAGTCACCATCCGCAACCGCTATCAAGAACAGATCGAAGCGATGGGCTTGGGCGTGTAA
- a CDS encoding BREX protein BrxB domain-containing protein, producing MTTNRPFHDFTERLAQFADGRRGIRNPFVIVPVQPKYEHRVAERLTEWAANPHRTEEFPDDGTVQVLRLDELFVETDVFELAVDLGENSQPATITETMQDRLAEELVAVMVEKIDAPAQQRHVVLLTHLGSLYPFTRASELLDELDRRNVQSTIGIPFPGDIYGGNLNFFGEESRNYYPAHQIEGRVKGVHLQ from the coding sequence ATGACGACCAACCGTCCCTTCCACGACTTCACGGAGCGACTCGCACAGTTCGCCGACGGACGACGCGGCATCCGAAACCCGTTCGTAATCGTCCCCGTCCAGCCGAAGTACGAGCACCGGGTTGCCGAACGGCTCACCGAGTGGGCGGCGAACCCGCATCGTACCGAGGAGTTCCCAGATGACGGAACCGTCCAAGTCCTTCGACTGGACGAGCTGTTCGTCGAAACCGATGTCTTCGAACTCGCGGTTGACCTCGGCGAGAACAGCCAACCCGCGACGATCACTGAGACGATGCAAGACCGATTAGCGGAGGAACTCGTCGCAGTTATGGTCGAGAAAATCGATGCACCAGCCCAGCAGCGACACGTCGTTCTCCTCACGCACCTCGGGAGCCTCTACCCGTTCACGCGTGCGTCGGAACTGCTCGACGAACTCGACCGCCGCAACGTCCAGTCTACAATCGGCATTCCGTTCCCCGGAGACATCTATGGTGGCAATCTGAACTTCTTCGGCGAGGAATCACGCAACTACTACCCGGCCCACCAGATCGAAGGCCGAGTTAAGGGGGTGCATCTCCAATGA